From Skermanella sp. TT6, a single genomic window includes:
- a CDS encoding lytic murein transglycosylase, producing the protein MGLKTSHIIFLAAAVVASAGCSSAGGEPLPVPGIKPPPGVADQAAPLTADPAAQETDFQAWLAGFRADARAAGVGPATVDRSLSGLRVLPEVLASDSSQPEFVRPVWTYLDGAVSETRITRGREQLSVQRGLLSGVERDYGVPPEIVVAIWAMESNFGSNMGSYNVVEALATLAWHGRRAEFWREQLLEALRIIDRGDAPQGRLVGSWAGAMGHTQFIPTTFAGHAVDRDGDGRRDLWNSLPDVFGSTAGYLRDVGWRAGEPWGAEAVLPAGFDYELADMSVRKPVAEWRRLGVRQAAGTRALPDQSEAAILLPAGHRGAAFLVMNNFRSILRYNNSSSYALAVSYLSDRMAGRPGVQGSWPRDERPLSRDERFELQRLLGARGLPVGNPDGIIGANTRGAIRAFQKSQNLPADGFASSTLLDRLRTTASAS; encoded by the coding sequence ATGGGACTGAAGACTTCACACATCATCTTTCTGGCCGCCGCGGTCGTGGCGTCGGCGGGCTGCTCCTCGGCGGGGGGCGAACCCCTGCCCGTTCCGGGCATCAAGCCGCCGCCGGGCGTCGCCGACCAGGCGGCTCCCCTGACGGCGGACCCCGCGGCGCAGGAGACCGACTTCCAGGCATGGCTGGCCGGCTTCCGGGCCGATGCGCGCGCCGCCGGGGTCGGCCCGGCGACGGTGGACCGCAGCCTGTCCGGACTGCGCGTGCTGCCCGAAGTGCTGGCCTCGGACAGCAGCCAGCCGGAATTCGTCCGTCCGGTCTGGACCTATCTCGATGGCGCCGTCAGCGAGACCCGGATCACCCGCGGCCGCGAACAGCTCTCCGTGCAGCGCGGCCTGCTCTCGGGCGTCGAGCGCGACTACGGCGTCCCGCCCGAGATCGTCGTCGCGATCTGGGCGATGGAGAGCAATTTCGGCTCCAACATGGGCAGCTACAACGTGGTGGAGGCGTTGGCCACGCTCGCCTGGCACGGCCGGCGGGCCGAATTCTGGCGCGAGCAGCTGCTGGAGGCGCTCCGCATCATCGACCGGGGCGACGCGCCTCAGGGGCGGCTGGTCGGCTCCTGGGCCGGCGCCATGGGCCATACCCAGTTCATCCCGACGACCTTCGCCGGCCACGCGGTGGACCGCGACGGCGACGGGCGGCGCGACCTGTGGAACAGCCTGCCCGACGTGTTCGGCTCGACCGCGGGATATCTGCGCGACGTCGGCTGGCGCGCGGGCGAGCCCTGGGGCGCCGAAGCCGTGCTGCCCGCCGGCTTCGACTATGAGCTGGCCGACATGTCCGTGCGCAAGCCGGTCGCGGAGTGGCGCCGACTCGGCGTCCGGCAGGCGGCCGGCACCCGCGCCCTGCCCGACCAGTCCGAGGCGGCGATCCTGCTGCCCGCCGGCCACCGGGGCGCCGCGTTCCTGGTGATGAACAATTTCCGCTCGATCCTGCGCTACAACAATTCCAGCAGCTACGCGCTGGCGGTCTCCTACCTGAGCGACCGGATGGCGGGGCGGCCGGGGGTCCAGGGCAGCTGGCCGCGCGACGAGCGACCGCTCAGCCGCGACGAGCGGTTCGAGCTGCAGCGCCTGCTGGGCGCGCGCGGCCTGCCGGTCGGCAATCCCGACGGCATCATCGGCGCCAACACCCGGGGGGCGATCCGGGCCTTCCAGAAATCGCAGAACCTTCCCGCCGACGGCTTCGCGTCGAGCACGCTGCTGGACCGGCTGAGGACGACGGCCTCGGCGTCCTGA